In Flavobacterium sp. 83, the genomic window AGTTTGTATTAAGATTTTGGTATTTTTTGTAATTGGATATTGAGTTTTTTAATTTATCAAAATCATTTAATTGCTCTCTTGATAAATTGTCTTTTATCCAATTCCATTCTTTAGAATCTTTCTTTTCAATTTTATCAACTATCTGATATGCTCGTAAATTTGAGAAAGTTTCATTAATAGTTATTTCATTATACTCTTTCTCTAAAGCATTTATTATTTTAGATTTCAAGTTTACATAATCACTTTTTAAATTGTTTAAATCTTTTATTTTTGATTCAATATTTAAATAGAAATTATCTGTTAAAATACTTGAGATTTTACTAATACTGTTTTCTAATGAAAATCTATTTTTGTTAGTTTCTAATTCAATTTTTGTAAAAATTAAATCGTCAAATGTTTCTGGAATTTTGTCTAAAAGCGATTCAAGAGCTTTGTCTGTTTGAGCAGTTACTAAAACCCTTTTTCCTTGTGCTAGAAGTGAACATAAAATATTTACTATAGTATGAGATTTTCCAGTGCCTGGTGGACCGGTAACTACCGTTAATCTGTTTTTTAAATAGTTCTCATAAATTTGTTTTTGTTCGTTGTTATATGGTAATGGAAAAAAAACAGAAAAATCTTCTTCAGCATTTAGTGAATTTGCATTTTCTTTGTGATTTTCATATAAATCATCAATGAAGTAATTAGATTTCGGATATGAATTATTGTGTTCAATATCGGGATTCCTAATTAACAGATTTAAAAGTTTTGATTCATTTTCATTTTCTGTATTATAATCAATAATTGAATCTGTAAGTTTTTCGAAAAATCTTGGCTTTTTTATTTTGAAATTTATTGCAGGTGAAAATGAAATTTTAAAGAAATCTTCTTTATAAAAATCGCTTTGCGGTTTTAATATAGAATCTTGAAATTCAGAATTATCAGAAATTTTCTGAATTGATTTTGAAATTAATTTTTTCAAATCGTCTTCGTAGATGAAATCACAGCCAAATTCTAATACTTTAGATTCAAAACTATCAACGATATTACTTAAAATACCCGTTGGGTGTAATTATTTGAAGTAAAAAATATTGATTAGATATTGGTCAAGATACTGAAATTCAGTATCTTGAAGTCGTCAAACAACCAATATCTATGTCAAATATAGTAAAAAATTATTTTAGAGTTTTAGAAGTTATAAGTTCTTTGAATATTGCATTTAATACAGAAATTCGAGCTGGAAGAAAGTTTAAAATGTCTGATTTAGAAGTAGTTGCTTTAAGTTTAACATCTGAATTTATGTCTATTGACAGTGAAAATTCATTTTTTAATCAGTTGCAAAATGGACAAATTTCTAATCTAATTGAACGAAGTCAGTATAATAAGAGAAGGAAAAAATTATTCCATTTTGCTGAAGAAATCAGACAACATTTATATTCAAAATTCACAGAATTTGAGAACTATTTTGTTGTTGATAGTATGCCACTTGAGATTTGTAAAATGGCTCGTCATAATAGGATTAAAATTTGTAAGGGTGATTTTCAGACTGCGCCAGATAAAGGTTTTTGTGCATCACAAAACTCTTGGTTTTATGGTTACAAACTTCACGGAGTTTGTACTGTTTCTGGGGTTTTTCAATCAATAGATATTACAAAAGCAAGTGTTCACGATGTACATTTATTAAAAGATTTAAAATATCAAATGTCTGATTGTGTGCTTCTTGGAGATAGAGGTTATTTGTCTTCACCATTACAATTAGATTTGTTTGAAACAGCAAATATAAAATTAGAAACTCCAATGAGAATCAATCAAATTGGGTATAAAAAACAACCCTACATATTTAGAAAATCAAGAAAAAGAATAGAGACATTATTCTCTCAATTGTGTGATCAATTTATGATTAGACGAAATTATGCTAAATCTTTTCAAGGTTTTAAAACAAGAATTTTAGCTAAAATAACAGCATTAACTTTGGTACAATTCATTAATAAATTTATTTTTGAAAGACCAATAAACAATATTAAAACACAAATAATCTAATTGCACCCAACGGGTTTAAAATATCTTTTTCAATAGGAGTGTTGTTTAAGAAAAAGAAGTCAGAATATGGATTGTCGGATTCTGAAAACTTGATTTTTATTTCATTATTTGAATTAATATCCAAGTTTAATGGAAAATGAAATAAATGTTGATTTACTTTTGAAATATTTTTGTTTTGATTATTTTTTGAGAATTGTATTAAAGCCAAGCTTAAGACAATTTCTAAATTTGAATCATTTTTAATATCATTATAAGCTCTATAAAATTTTGAATAAATTGATTTATTTTTTTCAAATGCTTTTATTTTATCAATTTCAACTTTTCCTTTTTCACTATTTTGAAAATAAATAAGTTCTTCATCGTCATTATTGATGCTTGAAAATTTATTTTTTGCTTCATCAAATTCTATAATTTCCAAAAAATCATTTGGAATCTTAATAATTGGTTTTTTTGGTTTTGCAAGTGAGAATATTATCGATTGTTTTTCGAAGTTTGCTAAAAAGATATTTGCTAAATTTGAATTACAAATGTCGGACTTTACTAATTCTTGAATTTCATCTATCCAAACAAAATTTGATGATAAACTTTTAGACAAAACATCTTTAACTCCTCTTTCAAGAAGTTTTTTGTATTCTTTTAGAAAAGTAATGTATTGATTTATAACACTCATTAATTTTTAAATTTTGATATTTTCAAATATATAATTTTCTTTTCTACGGTTCGGTGCGGTAAGATTGTGCTTAACTTGTATATATCTTCTTAACGCCTATAAGGAGTTGTATTTATTGGTACTCTTTAATTTTTAAAACCATCTAGTACAACATAAGTACAACAAATCAGAATACTTTTATTTGACTATAGATCCCAATATTATTAAGCTGTGCTTGGCGGTTCATCGTTTGATACTCTGCTAGCTTACCACAATAATATTGTTGGGTTGCTTTAGCATACCCATTTTGTAAAAGTAATTCATTTAAACATAATCCACTAGGCAAAATTACATACCCTAATTGTCTGTTCCAGTAGTCGTAATAGTTCTCCTGTTCCGTAATGATTGTTACAACCGTTTTAGGCGGTGCAACCGACAAAACGAAGTGCAAGGATTGCAAACCAAATTGGAGTAATAATTGAGCAGGTAAACTGCTTTTTTCTTCGTCCTCTTTCATCTTCCTATTTAGTTTTACTTCTGGTGCATCCAAGCCATAAAGTCGGATTTCTTTTTTCATTTGAGTGAAACGATTGCAAATGATTATGCTATCTCCGTCAAGCACTTCTTCAATTTGCCAATGGGTTTCCACTATGTACGGTGCTTTTGCGTTGTATTGCATTGATTTACAGTATTTTAAGTTATTGATAATCAAAGATAATCATTGAAATTTGTCATATGAATTTTATCTAATTATTAATCCATTAAAACTTAAAAAAATGGCAAGACAGAAAGGTGTTATCAAGTATGTTGGAACTCTTGGAGATATCCGACATTTTAAAATTAAAGGTCAAGAAGGCTACTTTGCCGGAATGGTTGGTGGTCCAACTGGTGACCAAGTACTCTCAGCTCCAGAGTTCGAAAGAACTCGTGAGAATATGAACGAGTTTGGCGCTTGTGCCAAAGCCGGGAAATCGGTTCGTACTGGTTTATCTCAAGTGATGAAACAAATGGCGGACAGCCAAGTAACTGGAAGATTGACTTCTATTATGAAGAAAATCAACCTTGAAGACCAAACGGAAGCCAGAGGTTACCGTAAAATTGAAATCACAACACAAAGAAATTACTTAAAAGGTTTCGAGTTTGACAAAAACTCTTCTTTCAATGGTATTTTCAACGCTCCTTACTCATTAACTCATACAGTTGATAGAGAAAGCGGAGAGTTTGTTGTTGATGCTTTTAACCCAGCGAATTTGGTTAATGCTCCATCTGGTGCAACTCACTTTCGTTTGATTTCTTCACTTTCAGTAGTGAGTGATTTTGAGTATAATGCTACCACAAACAGCTATGATCCTATGGATGCAGCATTGAATGAGGTAAACGATATTCAATACAGTCCTTTCTTGGATTTGTACGCTCCAGTTCCTGCCACTACAATTGTTGCAACTTTACCTGGTGGAGTTCTACCAACGGTAAACACCACAGTTTTGCAGTGTATCGGAATTGAGTTCTACCAACAAGTGGGACCAAATTACTACTTGTTCTCCAGTGGTAATTGCTTGAAAGTTGAGGATGCTTTTTAGAAAAACCTTCCGAAAATCCCTCACCAAAAGTGAGGGATTTTTTGTTTAATCTCAAATCTATCAAGACTATGGAAAGTAAAATAATAAGAGTAGCCCAGGGCAAAGAAAGCACATTGAGCCAATTGTACATTAACGGAATATTTCAATGCTATTTGTTAGAGGATAAAATAAGAGAAGTAAAAATAGCTTCTCAAACTGCCATTCCAAAAGGTGTTTTTAATTTGAAGTTGAACACTCACGGAGCTAAAAATGTGGATTACAAAAAAGCATTTGGAAAGCTTCACGAAGGAATGATTGAAATTACTGGTTTGCCAAACTTCAGCTTTGTTTATATCCATACCGGAAATACTATCAAAGAAACTGCCGGGTGTCCGCTTTGTGGTTTTGGTTTCCAATTCGTTGATGGCAATTTTCAAGTTACTCAAAGTGTTGCAGCTTACAAAATGATTTATCCAAAATTGGTAGCACTGGCAAAAGTTGAAAACAATGTAATAACTATTGAAAATAATTTTCAATTCTAAAAAGGCCAAAAAATGGAAAATATCAACATCATCGCTACACTTTTTGGAACGTTAATCACCTTGTTACTCTCGATTGTGGCTTATTTTATCAAGCAATTACACACTGATTTCAAGAGTATGGAGAAAGATTTGATTGAAGTAAAAACGATGGCTTTAATCATCAAAACAGAGTTCAAAAGTGGTAACGATTTATTGAACCAGAAAGTAGAATACATCGAAAAAAGAGTACACAATTTAGAATTATCAATTTTTAAAAATCCAGATTATGAAAAATAACAAAATGAATTTAGTAGAAAGAACCTTGGCACCAACCCCAAAATGGTTTAAAATTCTTCGCACTGTCGGAATTGCTTTGGCAAGTGTTGGCGGAATTATCATCGCTTCGCCTATTGCCTTACCTGTTGGATTGGTTTCGGCTGCTGGTTACTTGGTTCTGGGTGGTAGTATTATTTCAGTAGTTTCTCAAACTGCTGTAAAATCGGAAGAAGAACCGAAAATAAATCCTTAAAATCGGTTGAAAACAACGTTGAAAGCTCCATTTATTGGAGCTTTTTTTGTTTTTAGCAGTCAATAAAAGTAGATTGCTTTGCTTTTCTTCGATTTATTTAAGTGGTGCAATCATATTGCACTTATGCGTTGGTTTGCTTGGGAATAAGGTGCAATCAATCCTAGTCCAGTTGGACCAGGATTGTTTTATTTTCTACAATAACGGTATAAAATGGCTCGACGGATGTCATTTATGAGCATCATATCCTCTTTGTATTGTTTTTCTTTTTTCTCCAGAAGTTTGAGAGCTGCAACATTTTTTTGGTGCTGCTCGTGCTCCACCATCATTAAACTGGCTTGTGGATTGAATTGTTTTTTGAAATCTGGAAGACGCAAAAACGAAATAACCGAACCTACTAAATACTGATGCCAGAATTTTGTTTGCCATAAACTATATGCAATGAAAAAAAGGCTTTCGCAGTCCTCTTCGTTTTGAAAAATGATAACAAAACTGTTAGTAAATGGCGTTTTTTGTGGCTTTCCGCTGTTCATCCCTTTGTTAAGTATGAATAAATGGGGTTTTGTGTAAACGGTGTCTTTTCGGTGGGTCTTGATGATGAAATTTAGCATAACATTCGGCTTTAAAAATGGGTTAGATTTTCAATTTTCCACAGGGTTTCGGTTGAAAGACCAATGTGCTTCGCTACGCTCCGCCCATTAAATTTTTCAAAAGAAAAAAAAGGAAAAAAAAGAAAGCCATTCGTTCAAGTGGAAGGTTTCAAAAAAGCAAGTTTTTTTGATAAAATACTACCCGATACATCATCGGAAGTGTGGACGTGAAGGCGGAATTGAATGTTTATGCGAACCGTTATGGGTGGAGATTTTATCAAAAACCGGAGGCTTGAACTTGCTTTTTTGTAAACCTGGAACTTACCTTTGCTCTCTTTTTTTTTATTTTTTGTTTTGATTTCATTAACCAAACGTCATCGTATAATCGGAAGCTTTGCTAAGGAATGGGAGTTGATTTGGAATAGGATGGTTTTCGGAAAGTGTGTGGATTTTTAAAACAGAAAAAAGAAATATAAAATCCATTCCAATTATTTTTCTGTTTTAAAAATCCATACTCTTTCTTGGATTTGATTTTGTGGGTATTGAAAATCACTTTACAGAGGGTTTTAATTTTATAGTACAGGTTTTCAAGTGATTTTCAATACTTACAAAAACAATGAAAAAATAATACCGAGTGCGATGGGGCAGTAGCGCAGGCAAGTGTGTGGTTTTTTATTTGCTTACTAGGGTGTTTTTGATTGCTTTAGTGGAAAAGCTGGTGCCATTGACTTGAAAGAAAGACAATGCTTCGGGCTGGTCAACTTTATATTTAGTAACGGTATGGCATCGGCTTTTCCGCTGAAGCAATTACTTCGGGTTTTCTGGCAAATAAAAAACCACACTCTTGCTGGCTTCTCTTGATTTTGTGGGTGTTGCAAATTGCTTATTCCTATGTCGTTAATGTTAGAAATGGAGGTTATAAGCAATTTGTGACACTCACAAAAACAATGCAAATACTTACCGCTTTAAACATCAAGTTGCTAAAAACAGTTACCGCAAACGTTCTTGAAAGTAGGTAGTTAGGAAAAATTTTCTATGAAATTGCGAAGGTTCTTAAAGACAGTGGCGAAGGACGGCTTTTTTTATTGCAGGCCGGTGCGAGGAAGCAATGAAAAAAGCTGTCCTAGAGCCACTGGCAAGCGCGTTGGGTGTGGCGGCTGTTTTACATAAATGATATTATAGCTTCATTGCAAAAACCAAAAAAACAATATAAAAGCTTTGTAATGAACTATAATACTCAATTATGTAACACAGCTTGGGGAAAAAAATTACTGGCGCAAGTTGCGAAGCGTACGTGTTTTTGTTCCAAAAACTGTGACAGTAATTTTTTTTGGAGCGTTGGCAAAGGAGTGGCAACTGAAATGTAAATCGTCCTTTTACCACCAAACTTTTAGGGGTTTTCTTTTAAATACAAAGTTGATTAGAAAAGAGAATTTTGATTTAGGTTTTTAGCAACCAAATTTACTTCGTAAGGAAAAGCAAACTCTTGTATTGGTTGATTTTCTAACCATTTAATTTCGTCTTCTTGTTTTAATATTATTGGCATCCGCTTTTTAATATTGTGTATTTCTGCCATTAAAGGATTGGCTTCTGTGGTAACAATAGTATAGGTTTTTTTAATTTCTCCGGTAATTGTATCTGTCCATTCTGAATATAATCCTGCGAATGCAAACAGATCATCATTAGCAATTCCAATTTCAAATTTGTTTTTATTTTTTCCTTTACTATCTAGCCATTGCCATTCATAGAAACCATTAGCAATAACAAGACAACGTTTGTTTACAGAATTTCTGAAAGAAGGTTTTTCGTCAACTGTTTCTATTCTTGCATTAAGAGTGAATTTTTTGATTTCATCATCTTTGGACCACGAAGGAATTAAACCCCAATTATAATGTGTAATGATTTTAGGACTTTCATCTATTATTATTGGAGATAATGGATAATCAAAACCATTGATGTTTTCTTGAGGTTTGAATATAGCAATATTGTCAATTTTAGCATCAAATCTATTTTCAACTTCAATAGCTTCTTTGGATTGTTTGGAATGGAAACACATAATTTATTAATTATTTAAAAAGTTTATCAAAAAAAGGACTATGCCTATTATTTGAAAAATTTAATAATTGTCTAAAAGTCAATACCTCAATATGCATATTTAGTTCAGGTTCAATCTTATAATAAGTACCAAAAGGCGTAGTTTTCCAACCTTTACCTGTGTTATATTCGATTAATTGATTTGGAATTACATCTAAAATGATAAATCCAAATTTTGGAGTTGTTGTTCTAATAACGACTTGGTTTCCTTTGTAGTTTTTTTTGTTAGGCTGATAAAGAAATTCGTCAAAATATGGTTCAATTAATTCGGAATATTGCCATCTATAATCACTTTTTCTTTTTTGATGAGCTATATCACCAGGTCTTTTAAATTCAAATATTACCATTGAATTAACTTCTCCACTATTTTTGTCACCAAAACTAATAGGATTATCAAACATTTGTGGATTATTAACCAAGACTAAATCAAGTTCTTTTCTGCTATTTTTTTGAGAATATGATGTTATTGATTTATCAGAAGCTATAAACTTATATGTTATAAATCTTTCATCTAAAAGCCAAAGATTATGATTTTCATAATCTAATTCATTATTTGTTAAACCTAAAGGAAAAATTAAATTGTGAACATCCTCTTCAAGCTTATAGTTTCCATTTTCATCAGCATCTAAAAACTTGTCAAACAAATCCAAAATTGCTTTTCTTCTTGTCATATAATCTGCTAAACTATCTACGTCATATGAGGTTTTCTCTTTTATGTTTTCAA contains:
- a CDS encoding SOS response-associated peptidase, with the translated sequence MCFHSKQSKEAIEVENRFDAKIDNIAIFKPQENINGFDYPLSPIIIDESPKIITHYNWGLIPSWSKDDEIKKFTLNARIETVDEKPSFRNSVNKRCLVIANGFYEWQWLDSKGKNKNKFEIGIANDDLFAFAGLYSEWTDTITGEIKKTYTIVTTEANPLMAEIHNIKKRMPIILKQEDEIKWLENQPIQEFAFPYEVNLVAKNLNQNSLF
- a CDS encoding DUF5675 family protein: MESKIIRVAQGKESTLSQLYINGIFQCYLLEDKIREVKIASQTAIPKGVFNLKLNTHGAKNVDYKKAFGKLHEGMIEITGLPNFSFVYIHTGNTIKETAGCPLCGFGFQFVDGNFQVTQSVAAYKMIYPKLVALAKVENNVITIENNFQF
- a CDS encoding IS982 family transposase; this translates as MSDLEVVALSLTSEFMSIDSENSFFNQLQNGQISNLIERSQYNKRRKKLFHFAEEIRQHLYSKFTEFENYFVVDSMPLEICKMARHNRIKICKGDFQTAPDKGFCASQNSWFYGYKLHGVCTVSGVFQSIDITKASVHDVHLLKDLKYQMSDCVLLGDRGYLSSPLQLDLFETANIKLETPMRINQIGYKKQPYIFRKSRKRIETLFSQLCDQFMIRRNYAKSFQGFKTRILAKITALTLVQFINKFIFERPINNIKTQII
- a CDS encoding thermonuclease family protein translates to MQYNAKAPYIVETHWQIEEVLDGDSIIICNRFTQMKKEIRLYGLDAPEVKLNRKMKEDEEKSSLPAQLLLQFGLQSLHFVLSVAPPKTVVTIITEQENYYDYWNRQLGYVILPSGLCLNELLLQNGYAKATQQYYCGKLAEYQTMNRQAQLNNIGIYSQIKVF